A segment of the Thermodesulfobacteriota bacterium genome:
CATCACAAGATCCTTCATGGCATTCGAAGAGACTGAGCAGTCAAAAATCTTCCCCAATGCTGCCTTCGGCTACTCAAAGATCACGGTGGAATGGCCGCTTCGCTTGAAGGTCGAGTTTTCTGCCGCCACCATCGCCCGCTTCAAAAAGGCCTGTGCTGAGGCGAATGAAAGACCTTTTGCCGACTTTGGCGATCATTTGTCCGATACCTTGGGCGCTGGCCCTCATACCGACTTCAACTCCTTCATGATCTTGGTTGAGCAGGAGGCCGAAAGGCGCGGTGTCAAGCTTACCGCCAAACGGCAGAAACTGCTGCAATCCGCACTGGCTGAGAAGGATGAAAATGCCGCGCCGGTCATCAAGAAAGTACACAAGCCCGGCAAGGTCAAGGACGACCCGCTGCACGGTCGCTATGCCGTTATGCTCCGCGGAAAGCCGGCTGTGGTCGAATACGAACCCGACAGCGATCTCCGCGACACCGAGCAGGTGCCGCTGCTGGAAGAGGGTGGCATCGAAGCCTTCTTTCGTCGTGAGGTACTGCCCCATGTCGCCGATGCGTGGATTGATGAAGCGGCCACGAAAGTCGGCTACGAGATCTCCTTCACCCGCTACTTCTATAAGCCGCAGCCGATGCGCACTCTGGAAGAGATTAAAGCCGACATCCTCGCGCTGGAAAATGAGACCGAAGGCCTGCTAGGGCAGATCCTGGTAGAGACGCAGGGCCGACGATGACTATTCGGCTTGTCCCCTACCCCGAATACAAAGATTCCGGCCTGCCGTGGTTGGGAGAGATCCCCAATCATTGGGAGGTGCGTCGGGGTAAATCCGTTTTCAAGTGCATTGATGTGCGCTCACGGAGCGGCGATGAAGAACTACTGACCGTGTCGGCGAAAGATGGCGTCGTGCCTCGTCGTGAGAAAAAGGTCACCATGTTCATGGCGGAGTCATATGCGGGTTACAAACTCTGTTGGCCAGGCGACCTCGTTATAAACAGCCTATGGGCCTGGGCAGGAGGACTTGGCTTCTCCCGTCACCACGGCATCATTAGCTCGGCGTACGGTGTCTATCGCCCTCGGCCCGAGTTCGCTAGTTTCTGGCCCTACTTTGACTATCTCTTCCGCTCCAAGGTATACGATTGGGAGCTTCACGTTCGTTCAAAGGGTATCTGGGTCTCAAGGCTCCAACTGACGGACGAATCGTTTCTTGACATGCCGATAGTCCTGCCTCCAAACGATGAGGCAGAGAGGCTTGCGCGGTTTCTGACCGGGGCCAGTGCTCACATCAACCGCCTCATCCGCGCCAAGCGGCGACTAATCGATTTGCTGAATGAGCAGAAGCAGGCCATCATCCACCGCGCCATCACCCGCGGTCTCGACCCCAATGTCCGTCTCAAGCCCTCCGGCATCGACTGGCTCGGCCATGTGCCGGAAGACTGGGAGATTAAGAAACTCAAGTACAAAGTAAGGTTTTATGGCGGCGGAACACCGTTAAAGGCTGTCGCTGAATACTGGAACGGCGACATTCCTTGGGTGTCTCCCAAGGATATGAAGACGGAGTTGGTTGAGGATGCTGAGGACCACATTACTCAAGAGGCTGTTGAGCAAAGCAGCACGCATCTGATTGAGGCCGGTGCCGTCCTTGTAGTTGTGCGTTCAGGCATTTTGCGTCGGACTATTCCAGTGGCGATCAACCAGAAGAGCGTGGCCTTAAATCAAGACATGAAAGCTCTCGTAACAAAGCCAGGTCTAAAAGCCTGTTACCTGGCTGCTCTCATTCGGGGCAATCAACATGTTTTTCTGACTGAGTGGACGAAGCAGGGTGCCACGGTAGAGAGCATTGAACACGCACTTCTTGCAAACACTCGCATACCTGTTCCCCCTATTCCTAAACAAGAGGCCATTATTGCTTTTCTCGACAAAGAACTGAGTACTGTCAATCAGCCAATAGAACGGGCTCGCCGCGAAATCGACCTCCTCCGCGAGTACCGCACCCGCCTGATCGCCGATGTGGTCACCGGCAAGCTGGATGTGCGCGGCGTGGAACTGCCCGTGCTAACCGAGGCTGAGATGATGGAAGACTTGGACATCCCTGAAGACGCCGAAAAGGAAGAGATGGGCGACATCCAGGAGAAAGAAATATGAGTATGCCTCCAGCCAACCAACAAATCTATCACATCACTCATGTGGACAACTTGTCCTCCATTGTGACCACCGGCATGATCGAATCGGACGCCAGGCGCATCACGGAAGGGGTGACCAACACCAGTATCGGCATGACCGAGATCAAGCGAAGGCGGCTCCAGGAATTGGAAGTTCATTGCCACCCGGGAACCATGGTTGGTCAGTATGTGCCGTTCTACTTCTGCCCGCGGTCGATTATGCTATATATCCTCTACATGGGCAACCATCCGGACCTGAACTACCGGGAAGGCCAGCAGCCGGTTATCCATTTGCAGGCCGATCTCGCGGCAACAGTCCAGTGGGCCCAATCGAATGGGGTACTGTGGGCCTTTTCAGACCGGAATGCCGGTGCCTATTTCGCTGAATTCTACAACACACTGGATGACCTGGACAAAGTCAATTGGGACGCCGTGGCGGCTACGGACTTCCGGGACATGGTTGTCAAGGAAGGCAAGCAGGCCGAATTTTTGGTGTACGAGTCGTTCCCATGGAAACTCGTGAACAAGATAGGCGTGTTCGATACGACGGTTGAGGAGCAGGTCAAAACGGTCCTGCGGGGCGCGAACTACACGCCGCTTGTGCGCATAGAGCGGGGATGGTATTATTAATTTTCGAGGAGCAAACCAATGATTGAGCTGAAGCAAGGCGATATCCTGCAGGCGGATACCGAGGCGATAGTCAATACCGTCAACTGTGTGGGCGTTATGGGACGGGGGATCGCGCTGCAGTTCCGCAAGGCTTACCCTGAGAACTATCAAGCTTACAAAGAAGTCTGCGACCGGAAGCAGCTTCATCCGGGCATGATGCTCGTCTTCAATCTGGATCGACTTCATAATCCCAAATATATTATCAACTTTCCCACCAAGCGCCACTGGAAGGGTAAGAGCCGGATGGAGGACATTGAAGCAGGTCTCAAGGCATTGGTGGAAGAAGTTCAAAAGAGGGACATCCATTCGATAGCGATTCCTCCACTTGGCTGTGGCTTGGGCGGCTTAAGATGGGAGGAGGTTCGTCCGAAAATCGAAGCAGCCTTTCGTATGCTGCCTGATCTTCGGGTCATGCTGTATG
Coding sequences within it:
- a CDS encoding restriction endonuclease subunit S gives rise to the protein MTIRLVPYPEYKDSGLPWLGEIPNHWEVRRGKSVFKCIDVRSRSGDEELLTVSAKDGVVPRREKKVTMFMAESYAGYKLCWPGDLVINSLWAWAGGLGFSRHHGIISSAYGVYRPRPEFASFWPYFDYLFRSKVYDWELHVRSKGIWVSRLQLTDESFLDMPIVLPPNDEAERLARFLTGASAHINRLIRAKRRLIDLLNEQKQAIIHRAITRGLDPNVRLKPSGIDWLGHVPEDWEIKKLKYKVRFYGGGTPLKAVAEYWNGDIPWVSPKDMKTELVEDAEDHITQEAVEQSSTHLIEAGAVLVVVRSGILRRTIPVAINQKSVALNQDMKALVTKPGLKACYLAALIRGNQHVFLTEWTKQGATVESIEHALLANTRIPVPPIPKQEAIIAFLDKELSTVNQPIERARREIDLLREYRTRLIADVVTGKLDVRGVELPVLTEAEMMEDLDIPEDAEKEEMGDIQEKEI
- a CDS encoding DUF4433 domain-containing protein, yielding MSMPPANQQIYHITHVDNLSSIVTTGMIESDARRITEGVTNTSIGMTEIKRRRLQELEVHCHPGTMVGQYVPFYFCPRSIMLYILYMGNHPDLNYREGQQPVIHLQADLAATVQWAQSNGVLWAFSDRNAGAYFAEFYNTLDDLDKVNWDAVAATDFRDMVVKEGKQAEFLVYESFPWKLVNKIGVFDTTVEEQVKTVLRGANYTPLVRIERGWYY